In Gadus chalcogrammus isolate NIFS_2021 chromosome 1, NIFS_Gcha_1.0, whole genome shotgun sequence, one DNA window encodes the following:
- the sypb gene encoding synaptophysin b — protein sequence MDVVNQLVAQGQFTILKQPLGFIKALQWIFAIFAFSTCGSYSGMFKMSVECKNRSESNLAIEVEFEYPFRLHQVYFDAPTCKGERPERLFLVGDYSSSAEFFVTIGVFSFLYSMAALSVYCFMLEKYRENQKGPQIDFVVTAVFTFFWLVSSCAWAKGLSDVKTATDPDKVIPLITACDELENRCKEIHDPKVSGLNTSVAFGFINLILWSGNLWFVIKETGWLAAFGVTYAPSSQEKQPAPDSFAQGGDYAQQDPYAGSQGGYQPDYGQQSYTEGGEYSQGYEQQPTSYSNQN from the exons ATCTTTGCCATCTTCGCCTTCTCCACATGTGGCAGTTACTCAGGCATGTTCAAGATGAGCGTTGAGTGTAAAAACCGGTCGGAGAGCAACCTGGCCATCGAGGTAGAATTTGAGTATCCGTTCAG GCTCCATCAGGTGTACTTCGACGCCCCAACCTGCAAGGGGGAACGCCCCGAGCGTCTCTTCCTGGTCGGTGACTACTCCTCCTCGGCTGAGTTCTTCGTCACCATCGGTGTCTTCTCCTTCCTGTACTCCATGGCAGCCCTCTCCGTTTACTGCTTCATGCTGGAGAAATACCGGGAAAACCAGAAGGGCCCCCAGATT GACTTTGTGGTCACAGCGGTGTTTACCTTCTTCTGGCTGGTGTCTTCGTGCGCCTGGGCCAAGGGCCTGTCGGACGTCAAGACCGCCACGGACCCCGACAAAGTCATCCCCCTCATCACCGCCTGTGATGAGCTGGAGAACCGCTGCAAAGAAATCCACGACCCCAAGGTCTCTGGCCTCAACACCTCCGTG GCGTTCGGCTTCATCAACCTGATTCTCTGGTCTGGGAACCTGTGGTTCGTGATCAAGGAGACCGGCTGGTTGGCCGCCTTCGGGGTCACATACGCTCCGTCCTCCCAGGAGAAGCAGCCCGCCCCCGACTCCTTCGCCCAGGGGGGGGATTACGCCCAGCAGGACCCCTACGCCGGCTCCCAGGGGGGCTACCAGCCCGACTACGGCCAGCAGAGCTACACCGAGGGCGGCGAGTACAGCCAGGGCTATGAGCAGCAACCCACTTCCTACTCCAATCAGAACTGA